DNA from Oncorhynchus clarkii lewisi isolate Uvic-CL-2024 unplaced genomic scaffold, UVic_Ocla_1.0 unplaced_contig_9050_pilon_pilon, whole genome shotgun sequence:
tctccgtgtctattgtctgtctcctctctccgtgtctattgtctgtctcctctctccgtgtctattgtctcctctctccgtgtctattgtctcctctctccgtgtctattgtctcctctctccgtgtctattgtctcctctctccgtgtctattgtctcctctctccgtgtctattgtctgtctcctctctccgtgtctattgtctctcttctctctccgtgtctattgtctctctcctctctccgtgtctattgtctcctctctctccgtgtctattgtctcctctctccgtgcctattgtctcctctctccgtgtctattgtctcctctctccgtgcctattgtctcctctctccgtgcctattgtctcctctctccgtgcctattgtctcctctctccgtgtctattgtctcctctctccgtgtctattgtctgtctcctctctccgtgtctattgtctctctcctctctccgtgtctattgtctctcttctctctccgtgtctattgtctctcttctctctccgtgtctattgtctcctctctccgtgtctattgtctcctctctccgtgtctattgtctcctctctctctgtgtctattgtctctcttctctctctgtgtctattgtctctctcctctctccgtgtctattgtctcctctctctgtgcctattgtctcctctctccgtgtctattgtctctctcctctctctgtgtctattgtctcctctctccgtgtctattgtctctctcctctctctgtgtctattgtctcctctctccgtgtctattgtctcctctctccgtgtctattgtctctctcctctctctgtgtctattgtctcctctctccgtgtctattgtctcctctctccgtgtctattgtctctctcctctctctgtgtctattgtctcctctctctgtgtcttgtctctcttctctctgtctgttctctctccgtgtctgttctctctggtctctctctgttcctttaCCTATTTATTCAGTTAGTgcacatggaggaggaggagaagagaagagtgtTGTCTCTACTTCTGTTTCCCGACATTTCCTGTGTCGTTTCTTCCAGGCTGTCTCCTGTGTTTGTGCTACACTTTGCGGAAGGTCTCCCTGACAACGACCTCAGCGCGTACTCCTTCGCCTTCCAGCAGCAGAGATACTCCATCACCACCGTCCTGCAGTACGACCAGCCGCTCAACCATCTGGTCAGCTGGATACGCATCCCTGACGGTCCGTTGGTATTTAATTTATTAAATTTAATGTCTGTTTCAACTCAATTCAGGTACAACTTGTATTTGTCCCCTCGGGCGATTCCTTACTTAGtatcgttgttgttgttgttgtttactggtCACTGAGTGaattttattcatttttattcATACTTCCATTATCAATGGATATAAATAAATCTAGATTTTTAGAAGTGAAAAGTCAGTCTGTCCAATAATGTGTCTCGTTTATAAAGTGCCAATCGGTAGGACTCTTTACGTTGTGTTGGGGGTAACTCTATAAAAGACAACGGACAGAGCACCAGAAATACCTTCGATAATCCATTTATTTATCACAAGGATTCAGCACCTTCCTGCTACTGAAGAATGAGAAGGGGGCATGTTAACCATTCCTCTGTGACTAGTAACTGTATAAAACCCATTCCTAACCTTCTCTCTTCCAACAGGATCATGGTTAGAGTTCGACGACCTGAAGCATCCTGACTGTGTCTCGCACACCCAGCTGGCTGTCCCGCCTAGAGAGATCCATGTTGTCTTCTGGGAGTTGGAGACAGACCGACCGGACGACCCACAGACACCCTGCTCTTCTCCTCCCGAAAACCTGACGAGCACTTCCCTGATACAGAAAGAACCTCACCTGGCCAAGATCTCTGTCGTTAATGAATCTCTAGACCTTTCTCAGCCGGTCTCTGCCGACGTTGACATGGACGCCACCATAACGGCTGACTACATAGATAACAATATGGACACCACATTAAGGAGTAACTCTCCCATCATCGTCGGTTCCACCTCCATGCTGGCTGATGTACCGTTCCAGTCCTGGTCTCACAACCTCTCTTCTCacgacctctctctccccctccctctcaatGACACGGCCGTTGTCGAGGCGCTGACGGTGTCTGACAACGCCGATAATGACGACATGGACACCACGGTAACAGCCGGTGACCCGTCCATCGGTTCTGCCACGCTGCTCGACACCTTCGAAGGCCTCTCCCACGATGACGTCGTCACCCTGACGCTCGTAGAAGTCAAAATGGACTCCGAGAGCAGGCCGTTGGACGACGGCACCCCGGCTCCCAAACAAAATGGAAGAGACGTCTGCTTTCTCTCGGCTCCTAGATCCGAGACCTTCCCACTTGCCCATGAAATACCCACTGAATCTGAAACGCACTCTGAAACAGACGATGAAGACCTCACTGAAAGGCCAACGTCTCCCGATACGGCCAGTGAGTTTCTCCCTGACAGCAGTGACGTTCCGTCTGAGACCGACTCTGAAGGACTCACTCCTAGTCCTCCCAGGATCAGGAGAAGCAGCAATAGACCTAAAATGGCGTCCAACGCTCCAGTTGCTGCTGCAGCTAAGgtggtcacaacaacaacaacaacggcaCTTTCTGGAAGCTGTGGTGAAATAATCATGCCTTCCGTTGTATCTATGATGTCACCATCATATGTGGATCCCAGCCCCACAGCACCAgagttccctccctctcccctgccccACCCCAAAACCCCCAACTCTCCTCAGAGCATGCCTGGTCTCCCTCCCCCGCCCCACCCCAATACCCCCAACTCTCCTCAGAGCATGCCTGGTCTTCCTCCCCCGCCCCCACCCCAATACCCCCAACTCTCCTCAGAGCATGCctggtctccctccccctcccccgccCCACCCCAAAACCCCCAACTCTCCTCAGAGCATGCCTGGTCTCCCTCCCCCGCCCCACCCCAATACCCCCAACTCTCCTCAGAGCATGCCTGgtctccctcccccaccccaccccaaaacCCCCAACTCTCCGCAGAGCACGCCTGGTCTCCCTCCGCCACCGCACCCCAACTCCCACTGGTCGTACCTGCTCAGCCGCCACCCCACCGCCACCCCCACTCCCCCCGCCACCCAGAGACAACCCAGTCAGTTGAACCACTCGACACCCAACCGGTTCCAGCAGCTTTCACAGAGCCGACAGACCCCCAAGATGGCTCCCCCCAACCCAGACACCAGGCTGAAgaagcctcctcctctccccaaagCCAGACTCAGTAAGGAGGACAACGAGGCCCTGCCGGTGAAGGCTGCCGAGATGTACGGAGGGTTCCAGGCCAGGAGCAGGAACGTAAATACAAACATAAACAATGTCTCTTCCAAGACTTCACCTCCAACCCAGCTCCTCTCTCAAAGAATTGACCCTCAAAATGGCGTCTGGAAGACACCAAGTCAGCCTGGCGCCCTCGCCTCGCGAAAACCCCCTATCGACAACACTGCTGCAGCGTATCCTATCATGACCTCACTTCCTTCTTCTCCGGGAGTCACGGAGCTCCATAAAATCTCTTCCTCCAGGAATCAAGGCCCCGGTGGCCAGGTCTCGAAGGTTCCGGCCGGCCTCAGTGAGACAGAAGCCCTCAGGTACAAGCTGCTGAAGAAGCTGAAAGCCAAGAAGAAGAAACTGGAGAAGCTGAATCAGAAGTTGGGTTTCCAGGCGGCTGCAGTAGGACAGGAAGTGACCCACGGATCAGACTGCGCCGACCTTCGCTCCCCCTCTACTGTTAGCTCCAGTACCTCCGCCTACGACAGCCCCGCCTACGATGAGTTCTTCGCCGACCTTCTGTCGCCCGCGACGACTGCCAGCAATCTATCACCGGACAGCACGGGCTTCCTGGATATGCTCACCACCAATGGGCAAGAAGGGGGAGGGAACTTGGCGTGTGGGGGGAATGCGATTGGTGGAGCCTCACAGGTGATGACCCCTGCGACCTTACAACCGGCCAATCACGGTGTAGTAATGCCACTGCCTGGTCTAGATGGGGCCATCATGACCTCTGGTGAGAACTTCCTTGAGGAGTTCATATCGGGGTCGGCCAATCAGCAGATGGAGACGGAAGCACTCAGTGCTTTCGACCTGTTCTTTTAGGCTTCGTTAACCACAGGTCTAGGATCTGCTATCTGCTTACCAAACCCCTGAGCTTAAACATCGAAGCTTAGCTCAGATCAGTGGCGACCTCTCGGATGTCTCCCTGGTCAGTATTACAGTATCCTGTTCAACGAAAAATATTCTCATGTCTAATTCGTTGACTAGGTcactatatataggaagtagagTTGCCAGTGTAGACGTGGACAGTTGCTAGGAGAAACGACATGCTACTACACCTTTCAgtcgcgcgtgcgtgcgtgcgtgcgtgcgttctgTTATTTGGTAGCATGTGTCACACAAAGTGGAATCTTAACAGCAAGTCATTTAAAATAAACACTCCCATATCATTCATGTGTTTACTTGTTTCTAAAAGAATGTTGTGAAGTTGAATACGGTTTAACGTCGATACTCATTGAAGCTTTGTCCTAAatgccaccttattccctatgtactaTATTTTGACCAGGTCCTATAAGGTCCTCAAGtccccaaaaaaaaaataatagacAGATTGAGGCTTTTAAACGAATGTGAAATATAGAGCTTGTTTCAGAGTATTCTGTACGGTTCTGTAAGGTTCGGTTCTGTACGGTTCTGTAAGGTTCTGTTCGGTTCTGTAAGGTTCTGTTCGGTTCTGTACGGTTCTGTAAGGTTCTGTTCTGTACGGTTCTGTAAGGTTCTGTTCGGTTCTGTACGGTTCTGTAAGGTTCTGTTCTGTACGGTTCTGTAAGGTTCTGTTCGGTTCTGTACGGTTCTGTAAGGTTCTGTAAGGTTCTGTTCGGTTCTGTAAGGTTCTGTAAGGTTCTGTTCGGTTCTGTAAGGTTCTGTTCGGTTCTGTACGGTTCTGTAAGGTTCTGTAAGGTTCTGTAAGGTTCTGTACGGTTCTGCAAGGTTCTGTTCGGTTCTGTACGGTTCTGTAAGGTTCTGTACGGTTCTGTAAGGTTAATAGGCGAGTGATCTGATCCTGCTTCGGAATGTTCTGGAGAAATCATGATACTGTTTTGCTTTAGTTTGCCTTTGTATTTACATTTTGTCTGAATTTATTTAAAATCCTGAACTAGGATATAAAAGCCTGAACTAGGATATAAAAGCCTGACAACTAAGGATAAAAAGCTGGGTTCGTGTTTTAGTGGTGGTCGGAACTCTGATCTTGTCCATCGATTTTGTTTTTGAGTGTAATTTTTGTAATACAAAAAGTGACCGTTGTAAAATGTTGTACAGGATTGGATGCTGTATATAATtctaataaaatcaaatgttttcTTTAAACGGAGGTCTTATCTAATATTTGAGTCTGCGTGATGTATCtttacaccccctggacaggatcaTTGATGGTCTAAAGGCCTTTTCCCTAatcttatctttttttttttgtatggtAGCAAGTGGAAAAGAATATACTGTGAATTCTAATAGCCAATCAATCAGGATACAAAATGCTCAGTGTCACATGACCATACTGTcagtctacaggaaatcacgtcTTGGGGGGGGATTTGTGAGAATCAACTAGCCTGGTTCCGGTCTGTTGCCATGGCAAGGAGTGGCGTGATGGCACAAACCGACTGTAGCTTTTTGTAGTTGTGGTCTATAATTACAGGGTGATAAAATGTGTTAACAATTAATTTATAATATTTAGTCGTTAAGTAGTTCAACTACCACTTATTCTGATCATAAAATGAAGCTAAGAGTAGCGTAACTTTAATTTACCAGGTCCGGCTGTTCGACGGTGCTAGGACGCCACCTAGTGGAGAACATGCGAAAGAGCATATCCATTTTCCCCATGCTCGGCTTTTCACTGATGCTACGTAAATCATTTTTTATCAGTTGGCGGGATCAATGTTTCATTTAATGGTAGGACATATTCTCAAAATAATATAACCGTCAGTACGATCTAGACTGATTTATTTAATATCCACTTGACTATCTTGTTTTTTTTCGCGCAGAATACTCGTCGCCAATTGGAACGTGATGGATGCAGGCGTCATTGTAGAAATATGTAAACAAATGCAACTCGGTGCTAAAGCCGATAAACCCCGagttgtatcacaaccgaccgacCGTGATCGGGAGTTCCATTAggcggcgcacagttggcccagcgtcgtctgggtttatGGGAGGGTTTGTCCGtagtaggccgttattgtaaaataagattttgcctagttaaataaatataaaatatctaTTCAGAAGTAAGAACAGTAACAAAACACTCATTCCCATACCGGGAGTCGAACCCGGGCcgcctgggtgaaaaccaggaatcctaaccgctagaccatatgggatGCTGCTGTACTTCTTCGATACAGCAGTGTTCTAATGTTTCCAGAAGAGAAAGGGGAGTTGGTAGGCCTATCAACCACACACACCAGTCCCTTATTAAAAGCCGATTTATGCTTGATCCTTCAATGCGAGAAAGGGGCTCTGTATGGAGGGTGTGGAGTAAACAGCGCGTGCATCTCCCAAATGTTGTACCAATGCGCAGGTCTCCCCATAGccagagaagaagaggaagagagaggcccaACTCGGAGGAAAATCTGTttccctccagcaggtggcggTCTTTTCATTGTTTCAGTACACTCTCAAATACGTTTTTATATTGAGGCCATGGCTCATTTGCTATGaggtttatttgatcgaatataaGTTTCGTAATGCTTAAGTTGTTGCGAGTGTACTGgtataagtaggacacgtgacgTTCCGACAACTTTGAGAGAAAAAAACTTAATAGCGCAGTTGTCTGGAGTTTTCATAGTCATGACATGAGGCGAGTAGCATTGCGTCTCTCTCCATTGAATGCAATGTGAATGCCCTGGTCTCTGCAGAGACCGCATCACAGTAAATGCTGTACTACCAATACATATGACGGATTGATTATGAATCTACTGCgaaattactgcagtaaaaaaaacGGTATTTTCAGGACActgtaattatatatatatatatatatatatatatatatatatatatattggaatgacctgactagatcataaaggaacaattgtccagacagaggattGAGTTACGAATTGGCGGTTTATTAACCCAACTTTACACAGGCTACTGGTTGGCCTTAGCtcacgccaaataaatgaaagataCCCCACAAACCAAGCGTGACCTTCTCCTGTGAAGCCCagacgtaagagagagaacaaaggctaAACCTTAACTTCCAATGCCCCGCCCCCTCCACGCCACTCCGCCAACCGCCAGGatgcccggcatcagaacattccaggcattcccgtgattggcagatagcaggttgattggcatgtcggTCCCCGCGAAcactatgtatatatatatatatatatatatatatatctttaccaTTAACTCTTCATTGTTTGAAAAGGACCAATAAGTTggactaagcatttcactgttattcAACACCAGCTGTTTCCGAAGTTTATGGCAAACAGAAAAGTATTTTCATTTGATTTGAGTTCTACTGTTCTCTGTCTGAGTTCTACTGTACTCTGTCTGAGTTCTACTGTACTCTGTCTGAGTTCTACTGTACTCTGTCTGAATGAGTTCTACTGTACTCTGTCTGAATGAGTTCTACTGTACTCTGTCTGACTGCAAACCTTTTTCATAGTGGGTGAGGCAAGAATTTCTGAGTGTATTTCCATAAACCAAATAGAGGAAACAAACAGACTATGTAACAGgaagtgcgagagagagagagagagagagagagagagagagagagatgttataaCTGTTGTCTCTCCTCGTCCGTCCTTATATTCAAAcatcctgtcctccctctcgCGCCATCTCTCCCTCCGTCATCCCTCCATTCTGAGTCATGCTGTCCGTAGTGGTAGAACACATCTTCCTCCTGGTCCTCGTCACCCTCCTCAGTGTCCTGCAGAATGGTGAGAGAATGAATCAACTTTATATAAatgcaaatatattttttttttatgacagTCTTTATTGTATTTCAGCTAGGAGGTGCCATTGACATAaataatatacactatatatacaaaagaatgtcgacaccccttcaaattagtggattcggctatttcagccacagctgttgctgacaggtgtataacattgagcacacagccatgcaatctccacagacaaacattgacaatagaatggcctgtactgaagagctcagtgactttcaacgtggcacagtcataggatgccacctttccaacaagttagtttgtcaaatttctgccccggtcaactgtaagtgttgttattgtgaagtggaaacgtctaggagcaacaacgactcagccacGAAAAGGTAgaccacacaagcacacagaacgggaccgctgagtgctgaagtgcgtagcatgTTAAattcatctgtcctcagttgcaacactcattgatcgtctgtcctcagttggaACACTCACTACCGATGGAAACAACATTAGcgcaagaactgtttgtcgggagcttcatgaaatgtgtttccatggccaagcagccgcacacaagcctaaggtcaccatgcgcaatgccaagcgtcggctggagtggtgtaaagctcaccaccattggactctggatcagtggaaacacgttctgtggggtaatgaatcacgcttcaccatctggcagtccgacagacgaatctgggtttggcagatgccaggagaacgctacctgccccaatgcattgtgACAACTGTACATGTTGATGGAGggggaataatgttctggggctgtttttcatggttcgggccccttagttccagtgaacagaaatcttaacgctacagcatataatgacattttagatgattctgtgcttccaacttggtggcaacagttttgggaaggccctttcctgtttcagcatgacataaCTGTGGTGTAGTTACAGTGCCAAAATTATCATCGTTAGTGAGAGGATAAATCAACTTTATTTATCAATTAcaacatatattttatttgaacCAGTAAGTCTCATTGAGATAGATAGATACCTTTATAAATATAGACGTGAGGAGGACTATTGTAAAGTAGCCCGCTACTGTGTGTGATTTAGAATAATAGTCGATATTAGTGGTGacatgttctctgtctgtttatacTGTAAAATGTATTCATCATTGAACTTTTCGGATGATGCTTTCAGTTGAATAATATGG
Protein-coding regions in this window:
- the LOC139400243 gene encoding SUMO-specific isopeptidase USPL1-like, which encodes LSPVFVLHFAEGLPDNDLSAYSFAFQQQRYSITTVLQYDQPLNHLVSWIRIPDGSWLEFDDLKHPDCVSHTQLAVPPREIHVVFWELETDRPDDPQTPCSSPPENLTSTSLIQKEPHLAKISVVNESLDLSQPVSADVDMDATITADYIDNNMDTTLRSNSPIIVGSTSMLADVPFQSWSHNLSSHDLSLPLPLNDTAVVEALTVSDNADNDDMDTTVTAGDPSIGSATLLDTFEGLSHDDVVTLTLVEVKMDSESRPLDDGTPAPKQNGRDVCFLSAPRSETFPLAHEIPTESETHSETDDEDLTERPTSPDTASEFLPDSSDVPSETDSEGLTPSPPRIRRSSNRPKMASNAPVAAAAKVVTTTTTTALSGSCGEIIMPSVVSMMSPSYVDPSPTAPEFPPSPLPHPKTPNSPQSMPGLPPPPHPNTPNSPQSMPGLPPPPPPQYPQLSSEHSMPGLPPPPHPNTPNSPQSMPGLPPPPHPKTPNSPQSTPGLPPPPHPNSHWSYLLSRHPTATPTPPATQRQPSQLNHSTPNRFQQLSQSRQTPKMAPPNPDTRLKKPPPLPKARLSKEDNEALPVKAAEMYGGFQARSRNVNTNINNVSSKTSPPTQLLSQRIDPQNGVWKTPSQPGALASRKPPIDNTAAAYPIMTSLPSSPGVTELHKISSSRNQGPGGQVSKVPAGLSETEALRYKLLKKLKAKKKKLEKLNQKLGFQAAAVGQEVTHGSDCADLRSPSTVSSSTSAYDSPAYDEFFADLLSPATTASNLSPDSTGFLDMLTTNGQEGGGNLACGGNAIGGASQVMTPATLQPANHGVVMPLPGLDGAIMTSGENFLEEFISGSANQQMETEALSAFDLFF